The DNA segment AAAAGTTGCCTTTTAGAATTTACCCAATTGAATCAAAAAGATCTACATCACCCGGCTTGGCAGGCCTTGTTACAAAAGGTCTCTTTGGCCTATTTTTGACGTTGCTCAAGTTTGAGGCATTGTAAAGTGTCTAGGTAAATATTCTTTCTCGAACCCACGGCCACAATTTCGACTATTTTGTTTTGTAATCGATAAATGGTTCGGTATCTGCCCATGCGATAGCTATAAAGCCCCTCTAGCTCTTTCTTGAGAGGTTTCCCCACCCGGGGATTTTTTAAAACCGCCTGAAACCCCGCACGAGTTTTTTGTTTCAAATCAGGATGGAAATTGCGAAGAAGCCGTCGAATGGGAGGAGGAACAAAGAGTCGGAATCCAGTGCCAGTCATTGCAGGTTATTTAAAAAGTTCATTGAGGTTATCAAGGGTGTAAAGTTTCCCTTTTCTCTTTTTTAGTCGAACAAGCCCCCTTTTAATCTCCGTCATCAATTCTTTGTCGGAAAGAATTTCATTAGTTTCCTTCCAGTTTTCATATTCTTCCGCATTAATTAATACAATGGAAGGCTTGCCATTTTTGGTCACCATCACTTCTTCACCCGTTGTATCAATAGCGGATACTAAGGCGCTCAACTTCATTTTAGCTTCTGACAAAGGAATAACTCTCATAAATAACCCCAGCAATGTTTGAGCCGATTCTTAAACTAGGCTGAATTCAGCCTATGTTATTTGCCATCGAAAATC comes from the Deltaproteobacteria bacterium genome and includes:
- a CDS encoding type II toxin-antitoxin system RelE/ParE family toxin, which codes for MTGTGFRLFVPPPIRRLLRNFHPDLKQKTRAGFQAVLKNPRVGKPLKKELEGLYSYRMGRYRTIYRLQNKIVEIVAVGSRKNIYLDTLQCLKLEQRQK
- a CDS encoding type II toxin-antitoxin system Phd/YefM family antitoxin, with the protein product MRVIPLSEAKMKLSALVSAIDTTGEEVMVTKNGKPSIVLINAEEYENWKETNEILSDKELMTEIKRGLVRLKKRKGKLYTLDNLNELFK